AAGTAGGGCTAGTTACATTACTGAAGACCGCATCTGCAATTACGTCCACAAAGCCTGTTCCATTGTTTACTTGCCATTGATATGCAATACCAGATCCGCTGACTATGGTGCTAAAAGCAGTGTGATTTCCTTGACAAATAGTGCTTGACTCAGGTTGTGAGGTAATGATGCCTGTGAAAATAATGCCGGAAGATGTAACCTCAGTAGTAGCCGTAGCGGTACAGCCATTTGCAGCCGTAACGGTAACCGTATAAGTTCCGGGATTAGAAATGGTTGCCAAAGCATTATTTCCAAGACCATTTGACCATGAGTATGAAGAACCTCCCGTTGCAGTTCTCGTGACAGAGGTATTGGCACAGCTAAGATTTTCGGACCCTAAAATACTCGGGGTAGGAGGGCTTATATTTCGACTTACAACAGTATTTGCTGTAGCGGAACAACCATTTGCAGCAGTAACTGTTACGGTATATGTTCCAGGGTTAGAAATGGTTGCCATAGCATTATTTCCAAGGCCATTTGACCAAGAATAAGAAATACCACCTGATGCAGTTCGAGTGACAGAAGTAGAAACACAATTAAGATTTTCTGTGCCTGCGATATTTGGCGTTGGTGGACTGATATTTTGCGTTACTTCAGTTGTAGCCGATGCAGTACAACTATTTGCAGTAGTAATTGTAACTGTATAAGTTCCAGGGGTATTAATGGTGGCAGTAGGGTTGTTGCCCAATCCATTTGACCAAGAATAAGAAATACCTCCCGAAGCTATTCTCGTGACTGACAATAAAGAACAAGTTAAGTTGTCATCTCCCGAAATACTAGCTGTGCATGCTGGCACATTTACAATAACTTCTGTTGTGGCAGTAGCCGTGCATGTACCACTAGAGGTAATGGTAACGGTATAAATTCCAGCCATTGCTAGTGTTGCGGATGGTATTGTTGGGTTTTGAGCATTTGAGGTAAAGCTATTTGGCCCAGTCCACATTTGACTTGTTCCTCCCGTGGATGACGAGCTTAAGTTAATTGCTGCTCCTACATTAACGGGTGAATTGCTACTTGCCATTGAACTCGTGGGCGGAGAACAAGGGGTATTTACAATTACACTGGTCGTAGCAGTAGCCGTGCATGTGCCGCTAGAGGTAATAGTAACAGTATAAATTCCAGCCATTGCTAGCGTTGCGGATGGTATTGTTGGGTTTTGAGCATTTGAAGTAAAGCTATTTGGTCCAGTCCACATTTGACTTGTTCCACCTGTGGATGACGAGCTTAAGTTAATTGCTGCTCCTACATTTACGGGTGAATTGCTACTTGCCATTGCGTTTGTTGGAGGAGAACAGGCTACCGTATTTATCACTACATTAGTTGTAGCAGTAGCTGTGCATGATCCATTCATAGAAGCTACACTCACGGTATAAACTCCTGCCATGCCCAAGTTTGCCGAAGCTATATTGGGGTTTTGAGAACCTGATATGAAAGCATTCGGTCCAGCCCATGAATAAGTATTTCCTCCTATTGCAGTAGCGGTTAAGTTTATAGTTCCACCCACATTAACTGGTGAGTTACTTCCTGCGGTGACCGAAGTTATTGAAATAGTTGCTAGTGATGAATTTGCCGATGCACAAGATCCATTCTTTATAACTGCACGGTATTTTGTGGTTTGTGGAATGTTGGCATAATTAAGTGTAGTGGTGGTATTAGAAATAGGAATTGATGTAAGAAAATTATCAGTTGAAGATTCCCAGCGTAATATGGTACCCGCATGTCCACTTAATGTTAAGGTACCTGAATTTGAACTACTACAAAAAGTAGCGTCGGAACTTACGCTTCCACCTACAGAGCCTATGGTGAAAGTAGTGGCTGTACGGCAATCAGGAAAGAGTTGGTTTTCAACATAAAAGTTAGTTGAGCCTATTGTTGAGGTATTAGGAATACCTGAACCTGCTAGACCAACAGGGTTAAAAACTTCTCCTGTAAATATAGATGAGCCACCAGTAGGGACTGTATACCAATTATTAGTTCCATTTGGAAAACCAGCCGAAGAGGCTTGTAATGTGTATGTACCAACAGCCCCAGCTGAAAATGTACTAACTACCAAAACATAATTTTGACCAGCTGTTAATGTATGGGTGAGACTAGAAAGTAAACTTACTCCGCCATCATCATCGCCCCTCAAAAAATTAGTAGCCGGAGAGGCAGGATTAAAAGGGGATTGGTATAATGTTAAATATGAATCATTAGTAATTCCTGGGCTAAGGGATGCCTCTGTTATTGTAAAAGTTACATCGCCAGAGGCGGGTGCGATAAAGGTATTAGTTGAATAATATCTCGGACCAGATGGATTGTAAGTTGTCGTATTATTTCCTTGCCCTCTTACATATGTAGGTCCACTAACGATAGAGCCATCAACACTATTTGTATTTGAAATGGGAACTTTTAAACCTTCACCACTGGGTACAGCTGCATTTTGACAGACGCTATAAGATGCAACTGTAGGTATAATTTTGAGGTTTACAACAACTGGTATTGAAACTGATGTCAAAGTACAGGATAGTCTAGTGATGTCCACTGTAAAGTTTCCTGAAGTTTTGGCAGTGTATTGAGCATTAGTGGCACCACTAATTGCTACTCCATCTTTTTTCCATTGAAATGTAAAGTTGGTACCTGTATTAGCATTCAAAATTACCGAATCACCTTCACAGAAAGTTGTAGAGCCTGTTATTGTGACCACAATTGGTGGACAATCAGGGTTTGTAACTGCCATGACTGCCAAGTCTGCTCTTATTAGCCCTGCACCTGTACGATAGTCAAATCCTATGTCGAACCCTGGTGTATTTGGGTCATCCATATCTACACAAGAATTGATTAATTCAGTTCGTACAGTGTTTTGAGTTATTGAGGGGTTTGCTTCATACATCAATGCAGCTACTCCAGCTGCATGGGGAGCTGCTGCTGAAGTTCCACTAAAATTGGGTATTCCATCTGGCTCATAGTCATAGCCAGGAATAAAGAAAGACGTATTTGCATTGTCAGGAGCAGTGAACTCTGGTTTCATTCTATCCACGGGACTTGCAAGCCTAACACCCGAAGGAGAGAACATAATGAGTGTACCGCCTCTGGAGGAATATGATTCTATTTCTGGTATTGGAACACCAAATGCTGGAGTTTTGTCATAGCTCGCTGCACCGCAAGCTATAGCACCCGCCGCATTAGAGTGTCCAACGCAGGTCCCTGCCCTTATTCCTGCTATTGTAGGAGGGGTAAGTGTCCAGGTAAGTCCTCGATGTCCCACTACTTTTAACCTTGTGGGGTCGGGGCCGGATTTCTTAGTAATTAGAATATATTTGTTGGCCAAATTGATGTTTGCAAAGCCAAAGGTTTCAATAGGGTCACTGCCAATATTGTTCGTTATAGATTGGCTTACAACCGTATACTCCATAGTAGTACTATTATAACTACAGATATAAATGTTTAAATCAGAAGCTGATCCTGGAGAACCATTTCCAGCAGAAATATAAGGTTCGTCCCATTGAAAAGTTATAGGTCTGGTTGACCCGTTGACAGGTAAATAATAAATGGGATTTGCTGCTGTACCAAAGTTATGTGCTGTTTGCCCATCGCCAAATGGTTGGAATGTAGAGGCCTGGTAAGGGGCTTCGTAAGATTGATCACTGGAATTGGCTGCTGATGAAAAGTAACTTGCACCTTTTACATTTACTGCGTAATCAACCGCTTGAGCAATAATTCCATCTTGGAAATATGGTTCGGCAAAATATCCAACATCATCAACAATTACTTTACAACCTGCGTCAGCTAAAGCACGAATACCATCGGCAAATCCGGCTTGTCCATTGAAAGCGGTGTAATAGTACAATTGTGCTCCAGGAGCAACATCATGAATGATTTCTAGCATGGCTCTGCCTTCATCGCTTCCTCCGTTAGTCATATCAGCCAAAACTGTTATTGGTGTAGTAAATCCATTTGGGTTGGTCGTTCCCGGTAATTCGCCTGTAGAAACACCTGCAGATGCCCCATTGAGGTTGTTGTAACTATCTGATAGTACACCAACTTTAACACCAGCTCCATTGAAGCCCAAAGCACGAGCTAAGTCTGATCGCTGAGCAACATCACCCTGAGATTGAACAGGCCCTGAGTTAGTTTGCGGTTTTATTGAACTCCGCATTGTAACTATGCTAGGAGCCTTGTTTAGATAATTAGGGATTTGTTTTATCTCCACCCAGCAAGTAATGAAGTTTTGATGCCTAGCAACTATTTCAACTTGCAGGCTTTTAAGTTCTTCATAAAGTGCATTTCCATCCCCTTGTGACAGTATATCTACTTTAATTTTTGTGTTATTGTCTTTTAGCGAGATGTAGCTATAATTTGGGACATTAACACTGTTTATAATTTGATTGGTACTAGAAAGTGTTACGATTTCCGATAATCCAAACTGAAGTTTTGGGTTTTCATTTGAGACAAGATTATTAATAGCTCGTTGAGCTTGAGCAAATGAAATGAAAAAGCTCAAGAAAATTATAAGCGTTATTTTAAAGTACAATGCGGAGGTAAAGTGTTTTTTCATGGGATTCTATTTAAGGAATTCAAAGGGTAGATTCTTAAATTGTAAAGTTGTTTATGGCTTATTGTGGTGCGTTGTTTGCAAAAAAAGATATTTGTCTACTTAATCGGCTTTATGCTTTTGAAGAATTATTGAATCTCAATGCGTTTAATTGATAATACCGATTTTAAATGCAGTAAGAATCTTGATCTAAATATTAATCTTAAACAACTAGGCGAGTTGGCCGCTCAAATAGTGTTAGGTTAAAAAACGGTAGTGGAGCTGTGTGAGTCAGTTGTGGTTTGAAAACAATTGAACCATCATGGGAGTGGTGAGAGTAGTGTTTTTTCATGGAGCTATTTGGAGTATTTATTCTGAATCAAATTTCAAGAATAATCCTTTTACTCACAATACAGGAAAACATGTATATTTCATTTATAAATCTACTAGAAAACCTTTATTAAGAGTGGGTTAATAGATCGAGATAGTAGATTTTGAAATATTACAATTTGTCTTAAAATGTAATAATTTATCTGAATTTCTCTTATGGACACATTGGCTTTCCAATCTTACTTTTCAAGGAAGTTTAAAGCGTGATGCCTCTAACTGAATAAGATAAGATGTACTGGTTTTCAATTATTAGTAGATGAACAAAATACCTTTAGTTTTGCGTAGCATGGTAAAGCAAAAACAAGAAAATAAGCAACCAAAGTATGTCAAGGAAATGCCAATAAATAGAGATAAGCTTGATTTTTAGTTGATTTGGCGGATTTACACTGAAGACATAAGAGTCTACATATGAGGTTTTTCTTAAAGCCTCATGTACCAAAAATGTAAGAGCAATAACACCGCCTAGCGTGTGAAATATATGTAGGCCAGATAAAATGTAAGTAAAAGAACCTCCTGTACTATTAGCTAAGGTTATTCCACTTGCCAATAAGGTTGACCAGCCCAAGAGTTGAAGTAATAAAAATAATAGACCAAGGAAATAGCTTGCGGCAATCATCCAGCGGAACTCAGGGAATTTTTCAATGCTTAAATATTCCTTGGCTTTCATCAGTGTGAAGCTACTAAGCAAAATTGCAATTGAGCTGAACCAAAAGGATAGAGGGATTTTAATCGGAATTTCATTTTGTCCCAATTCTTTTCGAACAAAAACAAAAATTATAAATGCGAAAAGTATTACTGAACCCAAAATGCCCAAATAGAGCATAAAGGATAGTGGTTCGCGTCTTCTGGTAAGTGAGTTAGACATTTTAGAGTGGACTACTTAAAACTCAAAGCCCGGTTGTTGAAAATTGTTCTCTTTTATTTTAAAACAATGTTACAACGAACTGATCGATAAATCGTTTAGCAGTTTTCTCTTTTTTAATTCTTACAACCTTAATCGGAACAATTTGACTTGTTTAGCCTAATTGTGCTACAGTGTGTACTTGAACCCTTAAGGGATTGTGTGGTTGCCTTCTGCGTGAAATTTTAATAAACTCCTTGGTTTCTTTGATTTTAAAAGATTCCGAATTGGGCATGTAGGTAGCGTATTGTAGGTTAAGTAACACTTTACGACTTGCTCTGAAAAGCGAGTTTGGTTGCGTACTACAGCGAACCTGTATTTTTTTAAGTGTTGTAGCTACAAGAAGTTTTTCACCGCTCGTAAAGTGAGCCATAGTGTAATTATCATGTGCTTCAAAAAACTTAATCTCTGCAAGGAAAACACTCCTTCTTGCACCTATCGGAATCTTTTTTTTCATGGCTATGGATTTTAATCAAGTCCCTGACTACTTAATCAGAAATGTTACTCAATTTACCATATGCATGCTTTTGAAAGACAAAAATGTTCTGAATGGGTTGTTTTTTGATATGTATAACCCAATGATTGTTCTGAGTGAAAAGCTCATCTCGAACATCATCCGTAATTGGGCTAATAGGATGTTAGCTTAGTTTTATTTTTTGCAGTATTTCATCTCGATAGCTTTTGCTAAGCGGTATTGTGTGCTCATTCAAGATAATGTGGTCGCTATTGATGGCAGAAACATGGTCGAAGTTGACCGCATAGCTACGGTGCACTCTTTGAATCATGGTGGAGTTAATAAGTTCGAGAAGCTGACTGAGGGAGTTTCTTACCACATACTTTGTGTTTACGAGGTAAATATTCACATATACATGGGAGCTTTCTAGGTAAATAATGTCGGCAACTCTTATTCTTACAAAAAAGTTATTGTCCTTTACAAATATGGATTCTTTTGCAAGGCTCCCTTTTTGGCTTATTAACTGTTTGTTGAAATTTGAAAAACATATTTCAATGGTTGCATATAGCTCATCCTTGTCAAAAGGCTTTACGAGGAATGCGGGAGGCTCAGTTTCTTTCACCCGCTCAATGGTTGCTTTGTCGGAATTTGCTGTAAGAAATATGAAAGGAATATTGTATTGAGTTTTTAGTATCCAAGCGAGGTCTACGCCGTCTTTTTCTCCTTTGATATTGATATCAAGCAAAACAAGATCAGGTTTGAAGTTTTCAAACATTTCTAAACCTTCGCGAAAAGAAGCTACAGGTTCGTCTACTTCATATCCCATTTTTTGCAATATGAGTCTTAAGCTGTCAGCAATTATCAGTTCATCTTCTACGATGCCAACTTTAAGCATAGGTTTTAATCTGATATTTTAAATTGAATTTCGAAAGTTGATAGCTCTTTGGATTTATGATACTTTACTCCTCCTTCCAATTGCTGAGCTAATCGTCTCACTAGCTTTAGGCCCATGTTTTCCGTTTTGGCATCGAGACTGCCATTTGGTAAACCTGGTCCATTATCGCTATAGAACAATGTATAACTTTTATCGGTGTTTTCAGTTATTCGGAAGGTAATTTTTCCCAAAGCAGTATTTACAAAAGCATGTTTTAGCGAGTTTGTTATGAGCTCATTACTGATAAGTCCCATGGGTACTGCGGTATCAATATCCAATATCGCATTCTCAATTTCATTCAGGAGTATTACTTCTGAGCGTCCCTTGGATAGGGTTCCTACGATTTGACTAAACAGCTCATCTATAAATTCTCTAAACTCTACACGGGCAATGTTTTCGGTTTGATATAATTTCTGATGAATGAGAGCAATGGACTTTACTTTGTTCTGGCTGTCGATTAAAATATTATTTGACCTTTCGTCGTCGCTGTTATGTTTCTGTAATTCAAAAAGCCCACTAATGATAGACAGATTGTTCTTTACTCTATGGTGAATTTCTTTTAATAGGATATCTTTTTCCTTTAGTAAAGCGTCTTTTTCTAAGTTATTCGATTCTAGTAAATGGTTCAGTTTTTTCTGGTTTCTTATAAAAATGAGCGTAATTCCGAGTAATATTAATGTAGCAAGTAAACCTAGGTATAAGAATATTTGATTGTTTTTTGCATCTAGCAATTGTTGGTTTTTTTTAAGAATATCAACTTCTAATTCGCTTTCAGCAAGTCGTTTTTCAGAGCTCTCTTTTTCAATTTTTAACGTTCTATTCATGTATTCCTGCTGGTATTCATAAGCTTGTTTATAATCACCATTTAGGGCATAAGTTTCACCTATTTTCTGAAGCTTAATTGCAGCATTTCTCTTGTAATTAAGCTTTAGGGCAACATTGTAAGCCTTGCGATAGTTAACGAGAGCTGCCTCGTACTCGCCGTGTCTTAAGTCATAATCCCCTAAGCTTTGAAAAAGATAGGTACCAAAAATTGTATTTTCCATTTGATACTTTGAAAGAGAATCGAGTGCTTTTGCTAGCAAATCGTGGGCTGGTTCATACTTTTCGTCCTCAATTAGATATTCTGCTTTGGATATATTTTCATATTGTTCGTAATAGGCATCTTTTGTTGCTCTGGCGTAAGTAGTTGCCAGTCTCAAATGCTTATCTCTTAGTTTTATGTCATTTTTGTAAAAAAGAGATAAAGAGGCATGCAGCTTTGGTAGGAGGTACTTTTTCTCTGGTGAGTCTGTTTCTTTAAAACCATCCAAGCTCTTTAAAAGGTATTTCTCTATTTCTGCATGGTCATAAGTTTGGGCATACATTAGGTATAGGTATGCTTTATAAAAGCAGAATTGCGGTGATTCCAGATAAGCCGGGTTATTTTTAAAAAGGGCTGTTTCAGCCTCAGAGAAGGTTTGCAGACCTTTTTTTAAATTACCATTAAAAACTTCACCAATGGCCTGGGTA
This portion of the Spirosomataceae bacterium TFI 002 genome encodes:
- a CDS encoding PKD repeat-containing protein; protein product: MKKHFTSALYFKITLIIFLSFFISFAQAQRAINNLVSNENPKLQFGLSEIVTLSSTNQIINSVNVPNYSYISLKDNNTKIKVDILSQGDGNALYEELKSLQVEIVARHQNFITCWVEIKQIPNYLNKAPSIVTMRSSIKPQTNSGPVQSQGDVAQRSDLARALGFNGAGVKVGVLSDSYNNLNGASAGVSTGELPGTTNPNGFTTPITVLADMTNGGSDEGRAMLEIIHDVAPGAQLYYYTAFNGQAGFADGIRALADAGCKVIVDDVGYFAEPYFQDGIIAQAVDYAVNVKGASYFSSAANSSDQSYEAPYQASTFQPFGDGQTAHNFGTAANPIYYLPVNGSTRPITFQWDEPYISAGNGSPGSASDLNIYICSYNSTTMEYTVVSQSITNNIGSDPIETFGFANINLANKYILITKKSGPDPTRLKVVGHRGLTWTLTPPTIAGIRAGTCVGHSNAAGAIACGAASYDKTPAFGVPIPEIESYSSRGGTLIMFSPSGVRLASPVDRMKPEFTAPDNANTSFFIPGYDYEPDGIPNFSGTSAAAPHAAGVAALMYEANPSITQNTVRTELINSCVDMDDPNTPGFDIGFDYRTGAGLIRADLAVMAVTNPDCPPIVVTITGSTTFCEGDSVILNANTGTNFTFQWKKDGVAISGATNAQYTAKTSGNFTVDITRLSCTLTSVSIPVVVNLKIIPTVASYSVCQNAAVPSGEGLKVPISNTNSVDGSIVSGPTYVRGQGNNTTTYNPSGPRYYSTNTFIAPASGDVTFTITEASLSPGITNDSYLTLYQSPFNPASPATNFLRGDDDGGVSLLSSLTHTLTAGQNYVLVVSTFSAGAVGTYTLQASSAGFPNGTNNWYTVPTGGSSIFTGEVFNPVGLAGSGIPNTSTIGSTNFYVENQLFPDCRTATTFTIGSVGGSVSSDATFCSSSNSGTLTLSGHAGTILRWESSTDNFLTSIPISNTTTTLNYANIPQTTKYRAVIKNGSCASANSSLATISITSVTAGSNSPVNVGGTINLTATAIGGNTYSWAGPNAFISGSQNPNIASANLGMAGVYTVSVASMNGSCTATATTNVVINTVACSPPTNAMASSNSPVNVGAAINLSSSSTGGTSQMWTGPNSFTSNAQNPTIPSATLAMAGIYTVTITSSGTCTATATTSVIVNTPCSPPTSSMASSNSPVNVGAAINLSSSSTGGTSQMWTGPNSFTSNAQNPTIPSATLAMAGIYTVTITSSGTCTATATTEVIVNVPACTASISGDDNLTCSLLSVTRIASGGISYSWSNGLGNNPTATINTPGTYTVTITTANSCTASATTEVTQNISPPTPNIAGTENLNCVSTSVTRTASGGISYSWSNGLGNNAMATISNPGTYTVTVTAANGCSATANTVVSRNISPPTPSILGSENLSCANTSVTRTATGGSSYSWSNGLGNNALATISNPGTYTVTVTAANGCTATATTEVTSSGIIFTGIITSQPESSTICQGNHTAFSTIVSGSGIAYQWQVNNGTGFVDVIADAVFSNVTSPTLDLTFPSVALNGQQFRCKLSQSGCTRYSDPAILTVQISGEAITIVNVSPINSNMTQQAVSYIVALNKINSPANVNFMAGNAIELKPGFEAKTGSVFSAKIQSACNSSAALQTENSNIPLEIVK
- a CDS encoding cytochrome c oxidase subunit 3 — translated: MSNSLTRRREPLSFMLYLGILGSVILFAFIIFVFVRKELGQNEIPIKIPLSFWFSSIAILLSSFTLMKAKEYLSIEKFPEFRWMIAASYFLGLLFLLLQLLGWSTLLASGITLANSTGGSFTYILSGLHIFHTLGGVIALTFLVHEALRKTSYVDSYVFSVNPPNQLKIKLISIYWHFLDILWLLIFLFLLYHATQN
- a CDS encoding LytTr DNA-binding domain-containing protein, coding for MKKKIPIGARRSVFLAEIKFFEAHDNYTMAHFTSGEKLLVATTLKKIQVRCSTQPNSLFRASRKVLLNLQYATYMPNSESFKIKETKEFIKISRRRQPHNPLRVQVHTVAQLG
- a CDS encoding DNA-binding response regulator, LytR/AlgR family is translated as MLKVGIVEDELIIADSLRLILQKMGYEVDEPVASFREGLEMFENFKPDLVLLDINIKGEKDGVDLAWILKTQYNIPFIFLTANSDKATIERVKETEPPAFLVKPFDKDELYATIEICFSNFNKQLISQKGSLAKESIFVKDNNFFVRIRVADIIYLESSHVYVNIYLVNTKYVVRNSLSQLLELINSTMIQRVHRSYAVNFDHVSAINSDHIILNEHTIPLSKSYRDEILQKIKLS
- a CDS encoding Two-component sensor histidine kinase, contains HisKA and HATPase domains, with product MTFSFPLAYRTSFIVSIAMLLLTTNLNGQSSRLKKDEVVADYLSKAEYYTQKPQFNIDSAKFQIKEALDFFEHNQPVDHFILAEINSYAASLMWRFQYFDEMAVFASEASKQLDISKRKDDILSFNISFTQAIGEVFNGNLKKGLQTFSEAETALFKNNPAYLESPQFCFYKAYLYLMYAQTYDHAEIEKYLLKSLDGFKETDSPEKKYLLPKLHASLSLFYKNDIKLRDKHLRLATTYARATKDAYYEQYENISKAEYLIEDEKYEPAHDLLAKALDSLSKYQMENTIFGTYLFQSLGDYDLRHGEYEAALVNYRKAYNVALKLNYKRNAAIKLQKIGETYALNGDYKQAYEYQQEYMNRTLKIEKESSEKRLAESELEVDILKKNQQLLDAKNNQIFLYLGLLATLILLGITLIFIRNQKKLNHLLESNNLEKDALLKEKDILLKEIHHRVKNNLSIISGLFELQKHNSDDERSNNILIDSQNKVKSIALIHQKLYQTENIARVEFREFIDELFSQIVGTLSKGRSEVILLNEIENAILDIDTAVPMGLISNELITNSLKHAFVNTALGKITFRITENTDKSYTLFYSDNGPGLPNGSLDAKTENMGLKLVRRLAQQLEGGVKYHKSKELSTFEIQFKISD